One region of Wyeomyia smithii strain HCP4-BCI-WySm-NY-G18 chromosome 3, ASM2978416v1, whole genome shotgun sequence genomic DNA includes:
- the LOC129729058 gene encoding uncharacterized protein LOC129729058 has product MAYVHRAVRIWKRTLGRKSRRHVLDQEDIVKAMETLWRQAQSQAYVEEVHALNHGRSVGRSSPLRIGSAPHIPYATKYPVVLPRDHRITFLLVHSVHRRFLHANGETVCNELRQEFYIPKLRLFVKKVSRSCQYCKVKKSTPRPPLMGPLPRVRLTPFIRPFTFAGVDYMGPLEVRVGRCVAKRWICLFTCLTVRAVHLELVHSLSSASCVMVFRRFVARLGAPQEVFSDNGTNFVGANRQLSEEKQKIRDIVQDCAATFTNANTQWHFNVPAAPHMGGPWERMVKSVKVAMKAVSDSTRHPCDEVLETIMLEAEAIVNSRPLTYVSLEAEDDEALTPNHFLLYGRTGFKQPITEPVQGNILRDSWKLAQHIIDDFWRRWVREYLPMLTRRTKWFEPVKPLKPGDLVVIIDEQARNRWERGRVLETFPDKSGQVRRATVQTGRGVLARPAVKLAVLDVTGKEDTGVVTPETEVVHGSGNVAETPRCGEKGVNNKPFHIERTK; this is encoded by the exons ATGGCTTATGTTCACCGGGCAGTCAGGATCTGGAAGCGAACTCTAGGGAGAAAAAGTCGACGGCATGTCCTGGATCAGGAAGATATCGTGAAGGCGATGGAAACACTTTGGCGCCAAGCACAGAGTCAGGCTTATGTGGAGGAGGTTCACGCGCTAAACCATGGTCGCAGCGTGGGCAGAAGTAGCCCACT TCGGATTGGAAGCGCACCGCACATTCCCTACGCAACAAAGTATCCCGTAGTGCTGCCGAGAGATCATCGCATTACCTTCCTACTGGTACATTCGGTTCATCGCCGGTTCTTGCATGCTAACGGAGAAACTGTTTGTAACGAGCTGCGGCAAGAGTTTTACATCCCGAAGCTTCGGTTGTTCGTGAAAAAAGTAAGTCGAAGTTGTCAGTACTGCAAGGTGAAGAAATCAACTCCCCGGCCACCATTGATGGGACCTCTGCCGAGAGTACGCCTAACCCCATTCATTCGGCCATTCACATTCGCCGGTGTAGATTACATGGGACCCCTCGAAGTAAGAGTTGGACGATGCGTCGCAAAACGGTGGATTTGTTTGTTTACATGCCTCACGGTGCGAGCAGTCCATCTGGAGCTGGTCCACAGTCTTTCGTCTGCATCTTGCGTGATGGTATTCAGAAGATTTGTAGCCAGACTGGGAGCTCCACAGGAGGTATTTTCGGACAACGGAACAAATTTTGTGGGAGCCAATCGCCAGTTGTCAGAGGAGAAGCAGAAAATTCGGGACATTGTTCAAGACTGCGCCGCCACATTTACCAATGCAAATACTCAGTGGCATTTTAACGTCCCTGCGGCTCCACATATGGGAGGACCATGGGAACGCATGGTGAAGTCGGTGAAGGTAGCGATGAAAGCTGTGTCGGATAGCACACGTCACCCTTGCGACGAGGTGTTGGAGACCATCATGCTGGAGGCTGAGGCAATTGTCAACTCACGACCGCTGACTTATGTTTCTTTGGAGGCAGAAGACGACGAAGCACTCACCCCAAACCACTTCCTTCTATACGGACGGACTGGGTTTAAGCAACCGATAACGGAACCTGTTCAGGGAAACATTCTGCGAGACAGCTGGAAACTAGCGCAGCATATCATCGACGATTTCTGGCGCAGATGGGTGCGGGAATATCTCCCGATGTTGACGAGGCGAACGAAGTGGTTCGAACCAGTGAAGCCGTTGAAACCAGGTGATCTAGTCGTGATCATCGACGAACAGGCGAGAAACCGATGGGAACGAGGGCGTGTACTGGAGACGTTTCCAGACAAATCCGGGCAAGTTAGACGTGCCACAGTGCAGACAGGTAGAGGAGTGCTTGCTCGACCCGCGGTAAAGCTGGCGGTACTGGACGTCACCGGCAAAGAGGATACGGGTGTAGTGACTCCGGAAACGGAAGTGGTTCACGGGTCGGGGAATGTCGCCGAAACCCCCCGTTGCGGCGAAAAGGGGGTGAACAACAAACCGTTTCATATCGAGCGAACAAAATGA